Genomic window (Luteibacter yeojuensis):
CGTTCGTGTCCATCCACCTGGCCTGCCATAACGAGCCGCCGGAGATGGTGCAGATCACCCTCGACTCGCTGGCCGCGCTGGATTACGAGAACTTCGAGGTCCTCGTGCTGGACAACAACACCAAGGATCCCGCGGTGTGGAAGCCGGTGGAGGAATACTGCAAGCAGCTCGGTCCGAAGTTCCGCTTCTTCCACCTGGAACCGTGGCCGGGCTACAAGGCGGGTGCGCTCAACTTCGGCCTCACCGCGACGGACGAGCGTGCCGACGTCGTGGCCGTGATCGACGCCGACTACGTCGTCCGCGAGGACTGGCTGTCCTCGCTCACCGGCTACTTCCACGACGCGAAGGTGGCCGTGGTGCAGTGCCCGCAGGCCCATCGCGACTTCGAGAAGAACCGTTTCCGCCGCATGACGGCCTGGGAATACGACGGCTTCTTCCGCATCGGCATGCACCACCGCAACGAGCGCAATGCCATCATCCAGCACGGCACCATGACCATGGTCCGGCGCTCCGCGCTGGAAGGCACCGGCGGCTGGTCCGAGTGGACGATCTGCGAGGACGCGGAGCTCGGCCTGCGCCTGATGCATGCGGGCTACGAGCTGGTCTACGTCGACGAGCTGATGGGCAAGGGCCTCACTCCCGCCGACTTCAAGGCGTACAAGAGCCAGCGTTACCGCTGGGCCTTCGGCGCCATGCAGATCCTGAAGGGCCGCTGGAGCTGGATGACGCGCAAGGGGCCACTCTCGGCCGGCCAGCGCTTCCATTTCCTCACCGGCTGGTTCAGCTGGTTCGCCGACGCGCTGCACTTCGTGTTCACGATGATGGGCCTGTTGTGGACCGCCGGCATGATCTACGCGCCGGAATACTTCAACCTGCCGATGCAGCTGTTCCTCATCCCGGTGATCGGCTTCTTCTTCGCGAAGGCGATCTTCGGCGTCGTGCTCTACCGCGCGCGGGTGCCTTGCGGGTGGTACGACACCATCATGGCCTCGGTGGCGAGCATGGGCCTCTCCCACGCCATCGCACGCGGCATCCTGCACGGCCTCACCCGCGAGAAGACGGCGTTCGTGGTCACGGCAAAGAGCCGGCGCATGGGTGGCAGCAGCTTCGCGGCCTTCGCACCCGTACGCGAAGAGGGCCTCATGGCCATCGCCCTGCTGTGCGCGATCGTGGGCATGGCGCTGCACTACGGCACGAACTACATCGAGAGCGAGCTGTGGATGTTCATCCTGGGCGCGCAGTCGATTCCGTACGTGTCGGCCCTTGTGGGTGCATGGATCGCCCATCGCGCGGGCGACGAAGCGGGCTAGCCGTTCACATTCGTGTATCGACCTTGCACACCGTGCGCGGTAAGTTACGCCAAGACCTGACGTCAGAGGCAGTGGACCGCCTCCCGCTGTGGTCGTACCCCCGGCCTTGGATCACGAACGGAACGGGACGCTCATGCGCCGAACCAGACGCCATGGACTGCTGCTTCTGCCGTGGTTCTTTCTGCCCACGATGGCCCATGCGGGCATCGTCCTCCGCGTCGACGGCGTGGACGAGAACCTGCGAAACGCGGTCGTGGCGGGCGTGGAGCTGAGCCAGTACGCGCACCGCGAGGCCACCGCCGCGCAAGTCCGCCGTCTCTACGAAAAAGCGCCCGACGAAGTCCAGGCCGCGCTTAGGCCCTATGGCTACTACGAGGCCACCGCCACCGGCGACCTGAACCAGGTCGGCACGGACTGGCAGGTGACCCTTCACGTGGTGACCGGGCTTCCCGTGAAGGTCACCGCCGTGAACGTACGGATGAGCGAGGACGCCGGCAAGGTGCCGGCGGTGCGCCGGGCCCTGCGCGGCGTGGAAAGCCTGAAGGACAAGACGCTCGACGACGGCGCGTACGACGGTGCGCGCGATGCCGTGGGTGGCGCGCTCACCGCCACCGGCTTCCTCGACGCGAAGCTGGTGACGCGCCGGGTCGAGGTGAACCGCGCGGAACACCGCGCGACGGTGAACCTGGCCTGGGAGGCGGGTCAGCGCTACCGCTACGGCCACGTCAACTTCAAGAATTCACAGTTCCGGGACGGCTTCCTGGACCGCTACGTGCCGTTCAAGAGCGGCGACTACTTCTCGCAAGACCAGCTGCTGGAGCTGCAGCAGGCGCTCAACGGCGCCGATTATTTCGCGGTGGTCAACGTCATTCCCGATACGGACAAGGCGAAGGGCGGCACGATCGACATCGACGTGGAACTCGCACCCGCCAAGCGCACCATCTACACGGGCGGCCCGTTCTTCGGCACCGACACGGGCGCGGGTCTGCGCGGCGGCATCGAAAAACGCTGGATCAACGACCGCGGGCACAAGTGGAAAAACGAACTGGTGTTGGCACAGCGGCTGAAAACGCTATCCACGCTCTACCAGATTCCCATGCCCGGCCCCCACCAGCGCAGCTTCAATTTCGGCGCCAACTTCCGCGACGCCAACACCGTCACCTCGAAATCGCGCACGCTGCAACTGGTCGCGAACGAGACGCGCCTGTGGCACGGCTGGCAGCGCACCATCGGCATCAACGCGCTTGCCGGCACGTTCACGGTGGGCAAGCGCGGCGGCGAAGGCGACAACGCCGAAGGCCTCGAGCGCGGGCGCAGCACGCTGCTTTATCCGGAGATCACGCTGAGCCGGAAGCGTGGCGACAACCCCACCTTCGTGCGCCGCGGCTGGTCGCTGACGCTGACCGGGCGCAGCACCGTCGGCCCGCTGCTTTCCGACGCCAGCTTCTCGCAGGTGATCGGCGACGTGAAGTGGATCCGCCAGTTCTGGGGGCGCAACCGCCTGATCCTGCGCGGCAGCGCCGGCAAGATCTGGACGAGCAACTTCAGCGCCCTGCCGCCGCAGCTGCGCTTCTTCGCCGGCGGCGACCGCTCCGTGCGCGGCTACGATTTCGAGAGCATCGGTCCGCGCAATGCCTTCAACCGGGTGATCGGCGGCGAAGGGCTGCTCGTCGGCAGCACCGAGGTCGAGCATTACTTCACCCGCAACTGGGGCATGGCCGCCTTCGTGGATGCCGGCAACGCGTTCACCGGCACGGATTACAGTCCTCGCGTGGGCGCCGGTCTCGGCGTACGCTGGCTGTCGCCGGTGGGCATGATCCGCTTCGACGTCGCCGTACCGGTCGGCGACAAGAACGAGCACGGCATCCACCTGCATGTCGTCATCGGGCCCGACCTATGAGCAGCAACGGCAGGAAGTGGACGATCCGCATCGGCATCGCACTGGGCGCGCTGCTCCTGGTGCTGGGGCTCGCCGCCGGATGGCTCGTCGGAACGGCTTCGGGGCTGCGCTTCGCGCTCGCCCGCGCCCAGGGTTTCACGGACAACGCGCTCACCGTCGAGAAAGCGGAGGGCCGGCTCGCGGGACCGATCGACCTCGATGGCGTGCGCTACCGCGACGGCAAGGGCATGGACGTGCGCGTTGCAACGGCGCATCTCGACTTCTCGTTCGGCTCGCTCCTGCGCAAGCGTGCGCACGTATACGACCTGAGGGCCGACGACATCGACGTCGAGCTCGGCCCTCCGCAACCCGAACCCGACACCCCGTCCGAGCCGTTCTCGCTGAAGCCACCGCTGGACGTCGTGCTCGACAAGGTGAAGGTTGGCCAGGTGCGCGTCACGCAGGAAGGCAAGCCCCTGTTCGAGTCCAACTCGCTCGCCCTCGCGGGATCGTGGACGGCCGACGGCATCGCCGTGAAATCGCTGGCGCTGCGCGCTCCGGACGGACAGGCCGATCTCGACGGCACGCTCGCCGTCGGCACCGGCTACAAGGGCGACGGCAAGGCCCGCTTCCGCTGGAAGATCGGCGACATCGACTATGCCGGCGACATCGAGGCGCATAGCGATGGCGTGAAGGCGCATACCGTCGTGACGCTTGCCCTGCCGTTCGTCGCCCAGGTGGACGCGAACCTCGTGCAGAGCGGCGATTACCCCTGGAGTGCGACCATCGACGCCCCGCGCTTCGATCCCAAGCCGCTGCTGGGCGATGGATCGCTGGCATCGCTGGGCTTCGCCCTGAAGGGTACCGGCGACCGTTACGGTGCCAATCTCTCCGGCGACGTCGATCTCAACGACTATCGCGTGCGCCTTTCGCCGATCAGGGCAGCGTTCGATCACGCGTACACGCGCCTGACGCTCGACGAACTGACCGTGGGCTCGCCGCAGGTGAAGGGTTCGCTCACCGCGAAAGGCACGGTGGAGGTCGCCGCGCAACCCGTGTCGGCCGACCTCGCGATCGACTGGAAGGATGTGCTCGTCCCCGCCAGCGTGGCAGGCCAGGACCTTGCCAGCACCGGCCGGCTCACGTTCAAGGGCAGCGCGGAGGCCTACCACGCGGAAGGCGACGTCGACATCGGTCCGCCCGGCCAGGTGGGCAAGTTCGCACTCGACGTCGACGGCAAGGCCGATCTCATCACGTTGCGCAACGTGCAATGGAAGCAGCCCAAGGGCAACCTCGTCGCCACCGGTACGCTCATGCTGAAGCCCGCCATCGCCTGGAAGCTGGACGTCAAGGGCGAGCGCTTCGACCCCGGCCAGCTGCTGGCCGAATGGCCCGGTGCGCTCGACCTCGACCTGGCCACCGAAGGCCACATGGAGAACGACGAGCCGCTCGGCACGCTCGACCTGCGCAAGCTCGACGGCACCTTGCGCAAGCGCCCGCTGCGCGGCGCCGGCAAGCTCACGCTCAAGCCGCACGAGGTGATCAACGGCCAGCTCGACATCGCTTCCGGCGGCAGCACCATCCGCCTCGACGCACGCGGCGATACATCGAACGACGCCACGCTCAAGCTCGCCATCGCCTCGCTGGGCGACTGGCTGCCCGACGCGGGGGGTCGCGTTACCGGCGACATCTCGGCGAAGGGCAACCTGCCGAAGCTCGCGGTGAAGGCGAACCTGCGCGGCAGTGCGATCGTCTACGCCGACCAGAAGATCGACGCGCTCGCGGTGGACGCCGATATCCCCGACATCGGCACGCCTGGCGGCAAACTCGACCTCGTCGGTACCGGGGTGGTGAGCGGCGGACTCGTGTTCGACCGCGTGGCGGTCGTTGCGAACGGCAGCCAGGAACGCCACCAGCTGAGCATCGATGCCAAGGGACGCCCGCTCGCGGCCGATCTGCGTCTTTCCGGCTCGATGAAGAACGGCGCGTGGAGCGGCACGTTGTCCGCGCTGGACATCGACTACCAGGGCATCCCGCCCTGGCACCTGCAGAACCCCGGCCAACTCGCCTGGAACGACGGCGCGGCGAGCATGAGCGAACTCTGCCTCACGGCGGGCGATCCCATGCTCTGCGTGGCGGCGAAACAGGACAAGGCCGGCAACCTCGACGCGAGCTACCGCCTGCGCCGCGTGCCGTTGGCCTTGCTCATGACGATCGCCGAGGCCTCGAACAGTCCCATGCGCGCCGAAGGCATCCTGGAAGGCGACGGCAGCGTGCGGCGCACGGCGGCCGGGGCCCTCTCCGGCCAGGCGAGCATCGCCTCCGCGCACGGCTCGGTCGCCTACGCGGATCGCATCGACCGTCCCCTCGTCGTGTACGACAACCTGTCCGCCCATGCGCAGCTGTCGCCCGGCAACCAGCGCATGACGCTGCGGGCATCGCTCAACGACGGCGGTACGGTCGACGGCAACGTCTCCGTCAGCGGTGCGCAGCAGGCCCTCGGCGGCAACGTGTCGCTGCACCTGAAGAACCTTTCCGTCATCGAACTGTTCACCGCCGAGCTGGCCGAGGTGAAGGGCGTGCTCGACGCCAACTTCAACCTCGGCGGTACCGTCGCCTCGCCGGCCGTCACCGGCCAGGCCGTGGTCGGCGGCTTCGCCGCGGAAGTGCCGAGCGCCGGACTGAAGCTGAAGGACGGCCGGATCGGCATCGACACCAGCGACGCGAAGAACTACCTCGTCGACGGCACGATCCGCTCCGGCGAGGGCACGTTGTCCATCAAGGGCACCGCGGCACTCGGCACGGGCGCGCAGATGCGCCTGGGCATCGAAGGCACGAAGTTCACGGCGGTGGATATTCCCGCCGCGAAGGCCGTGATCTCGCCCCACCTCGCCATCGTGCAGGACGCCAAGGGCATGAACGTGAGCGGCAAGCTCGACGTCGACATGGCCGATATCGACGTCGAACGCCTCCCGGGTGCGGGCGCGACGAAGGCCTCGCCGGACGTGGTCGTCGTCGACGACAAGCAGCGCGAGGCGGCGGAGGAATCCGCGCCGATCAGCGCCGACATCCGCGTCGACCTCGGCCAGAAGGTGCACCTCGTCGGCTTCGGCATCGACGGTCGCATCACTGGCCAGCTCGACGTGCGCGAGCGTCCGGGGCGCGCCACCACCGGTCAGGGCCAGATCGGCGTCGACGGCACCTACAAGGCGTATGGACAGGACCTGCGCATCGAACAGGGCCAGCTGCTGTTTGCCAGCACACCGATCGACAATCCCGGCCTCAACATTCGCGCGGCACGCACGCTCAACCCCAACGCCACCATCGACGAAGGCCAGAAAGTCGGCCTCTACGTTTCCGGTACGGCACGTCGCCCGATCCTCACCGTGTTCTCGAATCCGGTGATGGAGCAGTCCGACGCCCTCTCCTATCTCGTCACCGGCAAGCCGCTGTCGCAGGTGAAAGGCGGCGAAGGCAACATGGTGGGCGCCGCCGCCCAGGCCCTCGGCTCGGCCGCCGGCGACCTGCTCGCGAAGAGCGTGGGCTCGAAGATCGGCGTGGACGACATTGGCGTCAGCAACAACGACGCCCTGGGCGGCACCTCGGCCTTCACCGTGGGCAAATACCTCTCGCCGCGCCTCTACCTCAGCTACGGCGTCGGCCTCTTCGACCCCGGCCAGGTCATCACCCTGCGCTACCTGTTGAGTCGCCGATGGAATTTCGAGGCACAGAACGCGACGGATTTCAGCCGGGCCAGCTTGAACTACCGGCTGGAGCGGTAGTCGTCGTCGCGCGCCGAAGGGAGCAACGCGGCGCGTTCCTGCAGGTACGGCCTCATGGGACGCGGTAAAGTACCTGCCGGGCCTATCTACCCGGAAGTGAAGTGAACCTCTCCGCCCACCTCGACAGCGCGCTTGACGAAGCCGGCGAGGCGTCGCTGGTCGTGGCCTACAGTGGCGGCCCCGATTCCACCGCCCTGCTGCATGCGCTCGCCACGCGCACACCGCGCCCGGCGCTCCGCGCGCTGCACGTGGACCACGGCCTGCACGCGGAAAGCGGTGTCTGGGCGCTGCATTGCCGGCGCTTCTGCGAGTCGCTGGCGGTTCCCTTCGAAGCGATCCGCGTCACCGTCGACCTCACTCGCGGCGAGGGTGTCGAGGCAGCCGCGCGGCGCGCGCGGCGTGCCGCCTTCGCCGCCGCGCTGAAACCAGGCGAACGGCTGGTCCTGGCCCACCATCGCGACGACCAGGTCGAGACCGTGCTGCTGAAGCTGCTGCGCGGCGCCGGGCCGGAAGGACTCGCCGGCATGCGCGCGTGGCGCCCGCTGGGCGCGGGCATGCTGTGGCGCCCCCTGCTCGACCTGCCGCGCACCGCCCTGCTCGACCACGTCGCCGAATTCGACCTCGATACCGTGCACGATCCATCCAACGACGACCCCCGCATCGCCCGCGGTTACCTTCGCGCCAGCGTCGTTCCCGCGCTGGCCTCGCAGTGGCCGCAGGCCGCGGTGAGCATTGCGCACAGCGCCCGTCTTTGCGCCGAGGCCGCGGACAGTCTTCGCGACGCGTGGATGGACGCCCTCGCCCTCCTCCGCGACGATCGCGACACCCTGGACGCCCCGGCCTGGCTCGCCCTTCCTCCCGCATGGCGGGTGCCGCTGCTGGACCACTGGCTGCACGCGGCCGGACTGTCCGCGCCGACCACCGCGCAGCGCGAAGCGCTCGAGCGGCAGGTGCGCGAAGCCGCGGCGGAGCGCCTGCCGCTGGTCGGCTGGGCCGATACGGACGTGCGGGTCTGGCGCGGCCGCCTCTGGGCGATGCGCCGTCGCGCCGGCTTCGATGCCCACTGGTCGGCGCCGTGGCGCGGCGAG
Coding sequences:
- a CDS encoding glycosyltransferase, with amino-acid sequence MSAAATTERSHPILAALILAIVVAALNFGLWLVANLPNGPDDWHGPVPGFAFTAYQRYQNPIKGDVSTDAEIDSDLRLIKRYSPRIRTYSMLENPQVIRLADKEGLDVMAGALIDARLETNEREIAALIAQARRYPKTISRVIVGNEVLFRGDLTPEQMMSYLDRVRAAVHQPVSIAEPFHIWMQNPELANHVDFITVHLFPYWNGIEARAGVNDSIQSYKALRAQFPGMHVAIGEIGWPSNGDRFKYAYPSVSNEAIFLRTFFNQAKANGIDDYYVLEAIDQPWKENLGEGRTGAYWGMFNADRQLKFPFTGPVTEDVGWPWKAFAASILAFFPMLWFGIRFSRFKLMGRLFFMALLQLACGLIVWSATLPFNFYLGPFDWAMLILLFPAQIAILGILLINGFEFTEVLWRRSWVRHAGMLPPDPVEKQPFVSIHLACHNEPPEMVQITLDSLAALDYENFEVLVLDNNTKDPAVWKPVEEYCKQLGPKFRFFHLEPWPGYKAGALNFGLTATDERADVVAVIDADYVVREDWLSSLTGYFHDAKVAVVQCPQAHRDFEKNRFRRMTAWEYDGFFRIGMHHRNERNAIIQHGTMTMVRRSALEGTGGWSEWTICEDAELGLRLMHAGYELVYVDELMGKGLTPADFKAYKSQRYRWAFGAMQILKGRWSWMTRKGPLSAGQRFHFLTGWFSWFADALHFVFTMMGLLWTAGMIYAPEYFNLPMQLFLIPVIGFFFAKAIFGVVLYRARVPCGWYDTIMASVASMGLSHAIARGILHGLTREKTAFVVTAKSRRMGGSSFAAFAPVREEGLMAIALLCAIVGMALHYGTNYIESELWMFILGAQSIPYVSALVGAWIAHRAGDEAG
- a CDS encoding autotransporter assembly complex protein TamA, producing the protein MRRTRRHGLLLLPWFFLPTMAHAGIVLRVDGVDENLRNAVVAGVELSQYAHREATAAQVRRLYEKAPDEVQAALRPYGYYEATATGDLNQVGTDWQVTLHVVTGLPVKVTAVNVRMSEDAGKVPAVRRALRGVESLKDKTLDDGAYDGARDAVGGALTATGFLDAKLVTRRVEVNRAEHRATVNLAWEAGQRYRYGHVNFKNSQFRDGFLDRYVPFKSGDYFSQDQLLELQQALNGADYFAVVNVIPDTDKAKGGTIDIDVELAPAKRTIYTGGPFFGTDTGAGLRGGIEKRWINDRGHKWKNELVLAQRLKTLSTLYQIPMPGPHQRSFNFGANFRDANTVTSKSRTLQLVANETRLWHGWQRTIGINALAGTFTVGKRGGEGDNAEGLERGRSTLLYPEITLSRKRGDNPTFVRRGWSLTLTGRSTVGPLLSDASFSQVIGDVKWIRQFWGRNRLILRGSAGKIWTSNFSALPPQLRFFAGGDRSVRGYDFESIGPRNAFNRVIGGEGLLVGSTEVEHYFTRNWGMAAFVDAGNAFTGTDYSPRVGAGLGVRWLSPVGMIRFDVAVPVGDKNEHGIHLHVVIGPDL
- a CDS encoding translocation/assembly module TamB domain-containing protein; protein product: MSSNGRKWTIRIGIALGALLLVLGLAAGWLVGTASGLRFALARAQGFTDNALTVEKAEGRLAGPIDLDGVRYRDGKGMDVRVATAHLDFSFGSLLRKRAHVYDLRADDIDVELGPPQPEPDTPSEPFSLKPPLDVVLDKVKVGQVRVTQEGKPLFESNSLALAGSWTADGIAVKSLALRAPDGQADLDGTLAVGTGYKGDGKARFRWKIGDIDYAGDIEAHSDGVKAHTVVTLALPFVAQVDANLVQSGDYPWSATIDAPRFDPKPLLGDGSLASLGFALKGTGDRYGANLSGDVDLNDYRVRLSPIRAAFDHAYTRLTLDELTVGSPQVKGSLTAKGTVEVAAQPVSADLAIDWKDVLVPASVAGQDLASTGRLTFKGSAEAYHAEGDVDIGPPGQVGKFALDVDGKADLITLRNVQWKQPKGNLVATGTLMLKPAIAWKLDVKGERFDPGQLLAEWPGALDLDLATEGHMENDEPLGTLDLRKLDGTLRKRPLRGAGKLTLKPHEVINGQLDIASGGSTIRLDARGDTSNDATLKLAIASLGDWLPDAGGRVTGDISAKGNLPKLAVKANLRGSAIVYADQKIDALAVDADIPDIGTPGGKLDLVGTGVVSGGLVFDRVAVVANGSQERHQLSIDAKGRPLAADLRLSGSMKNGAWSGTLSALDIDYQGIPPWHLQNPGQLAWNDGAASMSELCLTAGDPMLCVAAKQDKAGNLDASYRLRRVPLALLMTIAEASNSPMRAEGILEGDGSVRRTAAGALSGQASIASAHGSVAYADRIDRPLVVYDNLSAHAQLSPGNQRMTLRASLNDGGTVDGNVSVSGAQQALGGNVSLHLKNLSVIELFTAELAEVKGVLDANFNLGGTVASPAVTGQAVVGGFAAEVPSAGLKLKDGRIGIDTSDAKNYLVDGTIRSGEGTLSIKGTAALGTGAQMRLGIEGTKFTAVDIPAAKAVISPHLAIVQDAKGMNVSGKLDVDMADIDVERLPGAGATKASPDVVVVDDKQREAAEESAPISADIRVDLGQKVHLVGFGIDGRITGQLDVRERPGRATTGQGQIGVDGTYKAYGQDLRIEQGQLLFASTPIDNPGLNIRAARTLNPNATIDEGQKVGLYVSGTARRPILTVFSNPVMEQSDALSYLVTGKPLSQVKGGEGNMVGAAAQALGSAAGDLLAKSVGSKIGVDDIGVSNNDALGGTSAFTVGKYLSPRLYLSYGVGLFDPGQVITLRYLLSRRWNFEAQNATDFSRASLNYRLER
- the tilS gene encoding tRNA lysidine(34) synthetase TilS; the protein is MNLSAHLDSALDEAGEASLVVAYSGGPDSTALLHALATRTPRPALRALHVDHGLHAESGVWALHCRRFCESLAVPFEAIRVTVDLTRGEGVEAAARRARRAAFAAALKPGERLVLAHHRDDQVETVLLKLLRGAGPEGLAGMRAWRPLGAGMLWRPLLDLPRTALLDHVAEFDLDTVHDPSNDDPRIARGYLRASVVPALASQWPQAAVSIAHSARLCAEAADSLRDAWMDALALLRDDRDTLDAPAWLALPPAWRVPLLDHWLHAAGLSAPTTAQREALERQVREAAAERLPLVGWADTDVRVWRGRLWAMRRRAGFDAHWSAPWRGEPLDLPGGGTLSLDGARLDSALTVRYRQGGEALRPHGDRHTRELRDLFQQAAVPPWERPRIPLVEAGGRLLAVADKWLSDEGKSLFATAGGSPVWHRDD